The Ktedonobacterales bacterium genome has a segment encoding these proteins:
- a CDS encoding protein kinase, whose protein sequence is MTDYRGLRFGNYQLIDVLGKGGYAHVYLGEQIFLKTRAAIKVVDSPLEDQKIEQFRFEAGAIAHLDHPHIVRLMDFGVENTIPYLVMDYAPNGTLRQRHPQGMPIPLAVVVRYVQQVAAALDYAHQHRIIHRDIKPENLLLSRKNEVLLSDFGIAVVAHRTNSMTTQDEVGTISYIAPEQLRRKPRPASDQYALAVVVYEWLTGNVPFQGSLIEVAMQHMEVPPPPLHEPGSSISAEVERVVLKALEKHWQMRFASVREFAIALQEAHSPRPPFVREPGTLPNFAPGVRENLLDNAPTAAPPGAASTPEVPRTRPDEIPEEETWNEERQVGEPVPGDPRGERPTNPATQSPGSSVPLDVRRSRPHRLNRRTALLALAALLIIAGLGLGSLLLASGSTPTARGVGPGLTPGQTQQAQQGTTPPPGASAAPTGNPTTNPATPTTPGTTPNPTPTAAASPTATTTPPQLFVSPASLTFSLHLGCLLNQSQKTLTIQNTGGGELSWQASIQNTNYLDIDKKSGSLGPGDSTQIVVTASCAILITTTDTITFHWSGTDINVPVRISVLL, encoded by the coding sequence ATGACCGATTATAGAGGGCTGCGCTTTGGCAATTATCAACTTATTGACGTGTTGGGAAAAGGCGGATACGCTCACGTCTATCTAGGCGAACAGATCTTTCTCAAGACACGGGCAGCTATCAAAGTGGTAGACTCTCCGTTGGAAGACCAGAAGATTGAGCAGTTCCGCTTTGAGGCAGGCGCGATTGCCCATCTCGATCACCCGCATATTGTGCGCCTGATGGACTTCGGCGTCGAAAACACGATCCCCTATCTGGTGATGGACTACGCTCCCAACGGAACGCTGCGGCAGCGCCATCCCCAGGGCATGCCAATTCCACTGGCGGTTGTCGTCAGGTATGTGCAGCAGGTGGCCGCTGCGCTGGACTACGCGCATCAGCACCGGATCATCCATCGAGATATAAAGCCGGAGAACCTGTTGCTGAGCCGCAAGAATGAGGTCTTGCTCAGCGATTTTGGCATTGCCGTCGTGGCTCATCGCACGAACTCTATGACCACCCAGGACGAGGTAGGCACTATCAGTTATATAGCCCCTGAGCAGTTGCGGAGAAAACCCCGCCCGGCCAGCGATCAGTACGCCCTGGCCGTTGTGGTGTACGAGTGGTTGACCGGAAACGTGCCGTTCCAGGGGTCGCTTATCGAAGTTGCCATGCAGCACATGGAAGTTCCGCCCCCGCCGCTGCACGAGCCGGGAAGTTCCATTTCTGCGGAAGTAGAGCGGGTGGTACTGAAGGCGCTGGAGAAACATTGGCAGATGCGCTTTGCCAGCGTGCGCGAGTTTGCTATCGCGCTGCAAGAGGCGCACTCCCCGCGCCCCCCCTTTGTGCGCGAGCCTGGAACGCTCCCCAACTTCGCCCCAGGTGTGCGAGAGAACCTGCTGGATAACGCGCCAACCGCCGCGCCGCCTGGAGCAGCCAGTACGCCAGAAGTCCCCAGGACTCGGCCCGATGAGATTCCAGAGGAAGAGACCTGGAACGAGGAACGGCAGGTAGGGGAGCCGGTGCCTGGCGATCCCAGGGGCGAGCGTCCAACCAATCCAGCCACGCAATCACCTGGAAGCAGCGTCCCTCTAGATGTCCGGCGTTCCCGGCCACATCGCCTGAACCGACGGACGGCGCTGCTGGCATTAGCAGCCCTGCTCATTATCGCCGGGCTTGGACTTGGGAGCCTGCTGCTGGCGAGCGGTTCAACGCCTACTGCCAGGGGCGTCGGGCCAGGGCTGACGCCCGGCCAGACACAACAGGCGCAGCAAGGGACGACACCCCCACCTGGGGCTTCGGCTGCCCCAACGGGGAACCCTACCACCAACCCCGCTACTCCTACAACTCCTGGCACGACACCTAACCCGACCCCTACTGCTGCGGCCAGCCCAACCGCCACAACAACGCCGCCGCAGTTGTTCGTCAGTCCAGCCAGCCTGACGTTTTCTCTGCACCTGGGTTGCCTGCTCAACCAATCTCAAAAAACTTTGACTATCCAGAACACTGGCGGAGGAGAACTCTCCTGGCAGGCTTCTATCCAAAACACTAATTATCTGGACATTGACAAGAAGAGTGGCTCTCTCGGCCCTGGAGATTCAACGCAGATCGTTGTGACCGCAAGCTGTGCCATTCTGATCACCACCACCGATACGATTACCTTTCACTGGAGCGGCACAGACATTAACGTTCCTGTCCGCATCAGCGTCTTATTATAG
- a CDS encoding acyclic terpene utilization AtuA family protein has protein sequence MLRIGSAQGFYGDDVTRALPMIEGGHVDVVCFEALAELTLAILRNDMLKNPARGFTWDIPIIAEQILPAAFKRRIPLITSGGGLNPTGAAEVVRAKAQQLGLHGLKIAIVTGDDLLPRLSDLIAEGEPLANIETGEPLKLDGPPIVTASAYLGAFPIVEALRQGADIVITGRVADPCLYLAPMIHRYGWGADDWNRLASGIVAGHLLECTGQVVGGNSLALVDEIEAGALAHLGYPIAEVEENGAFVLTKVPNTPGRVSVETAKEQLLYEIHDPRAYITPDVIANFTTLELSPDGPDRVRVTGVTGSPRTDSLKVNVGRFEGYSRELIFTIGWPKARRKAEQLEGMVREAWKGLLIERCSFDYLSVNSLYGSIGSLPDDPLELAVRVTATARDPQTLKQAVRRMMALGLSGPAGMSVSGQTVGAEPRPILGLWPALISRNKVQPKIDMCEVEA, from the coding sequence ATGCTACGCATCGGTTCAGCGCAGGGCTTCTATGGCGATGATGTCACCAGAGCCTTGCCCATGATCGAAGGCGGCCACGTGGATGTTGTCTGCTTTGAGGCGCTGGCCGAACTCACCCTGGCGATTCTGCGCAACGATATGCTCAAAAACCCCGCGCGCGGGTTTACCTGGGATATTCCCATCATCGCTGAGCAGATTCTGCCCGCTGCCTTCAAGCGCCGCATTCCCCTGATTACGAGCGGCGGCGGCCTCAACCCAACCGGCGCTGCCGAGGTCGTGCGCGCCAAAGCGCAGCAGTTGGGGCTGCATGGTCTGAAGATCGCTATTGTCACCGGAGACGATCTCTTACCCCGATTATCTGATCTGATCGCTGAGGGCGAACCGCTGGCGAACATCGAGACGGGCGAACCGTTGAAGCTGGATGGCCCGCCCATCGTCACGGCCAGCGCCTACCTGGGCGCGTTTCCCATTGTCGAGGCGCTGCGCCAGGGCGCGGACATCGTGATTACCGGGCGCGTGGCTGACCCCTGCTTGTATCTTGCCCCCATGATTCACCGCTACGGCTGGGGCGCTGATGATTGGAATCGGCTGGCGTCGGGCATCGTCGCCGGGCATCTGCTGGAATGCACCGGGCAGGTGGTTGGCGGCAACAGCCTGGCGTTAGTTGATGAGATCGAAGCAGGCGCGCTCGCGCACCTGGGCTATCCCATCGCCGAAGTCGAAGAAAACGGCGCGTTTGTGCTGACCAAAGTACCCAATACCCCTGGCCGCGTCTCTGTCGAGACGGCTAAAGAGCAACTGCTCTACGAGATTCACGACCCGCGCGCCTACATCACCCCCGACGTGATCGCCAACTTCACTACACTGGAGCTTTCGCCCGATGGGCCGGACCGCGTGCGCGTGACCGGCGTGACGGGCAGCCCAAGAACCGATTCGCTGAAAGTCAACGTCGGGCGCTTTGAGGGCTACAGCCGCGAACTGATCTTCACCATAGGCTGGCCCAAAGCGCGCCGCAAAGCAGAGCAACTTGAGGGCATGGTACGCGAAGCCTGGAAGGGTCTGCTGATTGAGCGATGCTCGTTTGATTACCTCAGTGTCAACAGCCTCTACGGCAGTATCGGTTCGCTGCCCGATGACCCGCTGGAACTGGCTGTGCGCGTCACGGCGACGGCCCGCGATCCCCAAACATTGAAACAGGCGGTGCGCCGGATGATGGCGCTGGGGCTGAGTGGCCCCGCAGGCATGTCCGTTTCCGGGCAGACGGTTGGCGCAGAGCCACGCCCGATCCTGGGTCTCTGGCCCGCGCTCATTAGCCGCAACAAAGTGCAGCCAAAAATTGACATGTGCGAGGTCGAAGCATGA
- a CDS encoding acyl-CoA dehydrogenase family protein, producing the protein MHYSPMYFTEEHEMFRQSVRSFVEKEINPHVDEWEEAGIFPAHDLFKKMGDLGFLGLNYPEEYGGVNADYWYTVVFAEELARANCGGVPMGIVVHTDMCTPALAQHGSHELKKKFLEPAIRGEIVGAIGVSEPDAGSDVASIRTRAEKDGDDYIINGTKLYITNGTQADFICLLTRTSNEGGYRGMSLIIVPTKTPGFSVGRKLRKLGNLSSDTAELVFDNVRVPQCNRIGPEGQGFILQMQQFQKERLIANVMAHSSGERTVRDTIAYTQQRKAFGRPLIENQWIHFKLVELLTELEALRQLNYHSARMLMAGQDVTREVSMGKLKAGRLGREINDTCLQFYGGMGYMEETPISRRFRDGRLLSIGGGADEIMIGIIAKIEGMLPKKA; encoded by the coding sequence ATGCACTACAGTCCCATGTACTTCACCGAAGAACACGAGATGTTTCGCCAGAGCGTTCGCTCGTTCGTCGAAAAAGAGATCAACCCGCATGTGGATGAGTGGGAGGAAGCGGGCATCTTCCCAGCCCATGACCTTTTCAAGAAGATGGGCGACCTGGGCTTTCTGGGGCTGAACTATCCCGAAGAGTACGGCGGAGTCAACGCGGATTACTGGTATACCGTCGTCTTTGCGGAGGAGCTGGCTCGCGCCAACTGCGGCGGCGTGCCGATGGGCATCGTCGTGCATACCGATATGTGTACGCCCGCGCTGGCCCAGCATGGCTCGCATGAACTGAAAAAGAAGTTTCTGGAGCCAGCCATTCGCGGCGAGATCGTCGGCGCGATTGGCGTCAGCGAACCCGACGCCGGATCGGATGTAGCCTCCATCCGCACCCGCGCCGAAAAAGACGGCGACGACTATATCATCAACGGCACAAAACTCTATATCACTAACGGCACACAGGCCGATTTCATTTGTCTGCTGACGCGCACCAGCAACGAGGGCGGCTATCGCGGTATGTCGCTGATTATCGTGCCTACCAAAACGCCGGGTTTCAGCGTGGGGCGCAAGCTGCGCAAGCTGGGCAATCTCTCCAGCGACACCGCCGAACTGGTCTTTGATAACGTGCGCGTCCCCCAATGCAACCGGATTGGCCCCGAAGGCCAGGGCTTTATTCTCCAGATGCAGCAGTTCCAGAAAGAGCGACTGATCGCCAACGTCATGGCCCACAGTTCCGGCGAACGCACTGTGCGTGATACCATCGCCTATACCCAGCAGCGCAAAGCCTTTGGTCGCCCGCTGATTGAAAACCAGTGGATTCACTTCAAGCTGGTCGAACTACTCACCGAGCTTGAGGCGCTGCGCCAACTGAATTATCATTCTGCGCGCATGCTGATGGCCGGGCAGGATGTGACCCGCGAAGTTTCGATGGGCAAGCTCAAAGCCGGACGCCTTGGACGGGAAATCAACGACACCTGCCTGCAATTTTACGGCGGCATGGGCTATATGGAAGAGACGCCCATCTCGCGGCGTTTCCGCGATGGTCGGCTGCTCTCCATCGGCGGCGGAGCCGATGAGATCATGATTGGCATCATCGCCAAAATCGAAGGCATGTTGCCCAAGAAGGCATAA
- a CDS encoding enoyl-CoA hydratase-related protein, with amino-acid sequence MDYETILIALDGPVTTLTLNRPEARNAMSHRMVEEMLDYFQRIRNNRDIRVVVMRAAGKTFCVGGDVRDLSAPRTEAEEKAAIGRLDTLLRAINRAPQVVIERIHGAVMGGGIGLVSVCDIAIASATTRFALPEVRLGLVPSLISPFVVQRLGLTRARQWMLTGSQFDARAAQEVGLIHEVCDEESLDQRVSAAVHEVLQCSPRALAECKKLLFEVLETPDTLAYRVDLLNRLRHSDDGQEGMRAFLEKRPAKWVPQNEA; translated from the coding sequence ATGGATTACGAGACAATTCTGATCGCCCTTGATGGACCAGTTACCACCCTCACCCTCAATCGTCCAGAGGCGCGCAACGCCATGAGCCATCGGATGGTTGAGGAGATGCTGGATTACTTTCAGCGCATCCGCAACAACCGCGACATCCGAGTGGTTGTCATGCGCGCCGCTGGCAAGACGTTCTGCGTTGGGGGCGATGTGCGCGACCTCAGCGCGCCGCGCACCGAGGCCGAGGAAAAAGCCGCCATTGGCAGGCTCGATACCCTGCTGCGCGCCATCAATCGCGCGCCACAGGTGGTCATCGAGCGCATTCACGGCGCGGTGATGGGCGGCGGCATTGGCCTGGTCTCTGTCTGCGACATTGCCATTGCCAGCGCCACTACTCGCTTTGCCTTGCCAGAGGTGCGCCTGGGGCTGGTCCCGTCGCTCATCTCGCCTTTCGTGGTTCAGCGGCTTGGACTCACGCGCGCCCGCCAGTGGATGCTGACCGGCAGCCAGTTCGATGCCAGGGCCGCGCAGGAGGTTGGTCTGATTCACGAAGTCTGCGACGAAGAATCGCTCGATCAGCGCGTCAGCGCAGCGGTTCATGAAGTCTTGCAGTGTTCGCCCAGGGCGCTGGCCGAATGCAAAAAGCTGCTCTTTGAGGTGCTGGAAACACCCGACACGCTGGCCTATCGCGTTGACCTGCTCAACCGCCTGCGCCACAGCGACGACGGACAGGAAGGGATGCGGGCGTTTTTAGAGAAGCGCCCGGCAAAGTGGGTTCCGCAGAACGAGGCGTAG
- a CDS encoding acetyl-CoA carboxylase biotin carboxylase subunit, which yields MRIIRKILIANRGEIACRIMRTCRSMGIASVAVFSTVDAQARHVREADEAIHIGDNPATASYLNIPALIVAARRSGADAIHPGYGFLAENADFATACLEAGLIFIGPKPEAIRRMGSKREAKLLMQAAGVPTIPGYQGEDQSDDTLIEAAHKIGYPLMVKAAAGGGGKGMRVVTESDALPDALAAARRESLSAFGDDTLILERVIAPARHVEFQIFGDQHGQIIHLGERECSIQRRHQKIIEETPSTALTSELRQRMGEAAVTVGRQIDYVNAGTVEFILDETGGFYFLEVNTRLQVEHPVTECVTGLDLVRWQIEVAEGRPLPLSQNEVRFHGHAIECRVYAEDPTNSFLPAVGDILLWREPTGDGVRVDAGILSGGAGAVSVYYDPLLAKIITSGADRAEALRRMDRALSQTALMGVRNNIAFLRRVLLHPEHVAGRLSTSFIEQHLSTAPAQAAAPAPAILAVALARELASRAPGYWRNNPNAPIRSRFRVESSEEVEARLTPGSDGTSQCVLQQAEGETNCRIALVEYHPPDVRFSLDGRVLSAIVVEAPQHRYWVQVDGTTCMLTWLSPLPEPDERREGQGSLRAPMPGNVRAVLVVAGQQVRKGETLMLLEAMKMEHSIRAPYDGVVTFVAHQTGAMVQADAVLLEIAPADETA from the coding sequence ATGCGTATCATTCGCAAAATCCTCATTGCTAATCGCGGCGAAATTGCCTGCCGCATCATGCGTACCTGCCGCAGCATGGGCATCGCCAGCGTCGCCGTCTTCTCAACGGTTGACGCGCAGGCGCGGCATGTCCGCGAAGCCGACGAGGCTATCCATATCGGCGATAATCCGGCTACCGCCTCGTACCTCAACATCCCGGCGCTGATCGTAGCAGCGCGGCGCAGCGGCGCGGATGCCATCCATCCCGGCTATGGCTTCCTGGCCGAAAACGCCGACTTTGCCACCGCATGTCTTGAGGCCGGGCTGATCTTCATCGGCCCCAAGCCGGAAGCCATCCGGCGCATGGGCAGCAAGCGCGAGGCCAAACTGCTCATGCAGGCGGCAGGTGTGCCGACGATCCCTGGCTATCAAGGTGAAGATCAGAGCGACGATACGCTGATTGAAGCCGCCCACAAGATCGGCTATCCGCTGATGGTCAAGGCGGCGGCTGGCGGCGGCGGCAAAGGTATGCGCGTCGTCACGGAATCCGATGCCCTGCCCGATGCGCTGGCTGCTGCGCGGCGCGAATCGCTCAGCGCCTTTGGAGACGATACCCTGATTCTGGAGCGTGTCATCGCGCCCGCGCGCCACGTAGAGTTTCAGATTTTCGGCGATCAACACGGCCAGATCATCCACCTGGGCGAGCGTGAATGCAGCATTCAGCGCCGCCACCAGAAGATCATCGAAGAGACGCCCTCCACCGCGCTCACCTCGGAACTGCGACAGCGTATGGGCGAAGCGGCTGTCACCGTTGGCCGCCAGATTGACTATGTGAACGCTGGGACCGTCGAGTTCATCCTCGACGAAACAGGCGGCTTCTATTTCCTCGAAGTGAATACGCGCCTTCAGGTCGAGCATCCCGTCACTGAATGTGTCACCGGACTTGATCTGGTGCGCTGGCAGATTGAGGTTGCCGAAGGCCGCCCGCTGCCGCTGAGCCAGAACGAAGTACGCTTTCACGGCCACGCCATTGAATGCCGCGTCTACGCCGAAGACCCGACCAATAGCTTCTTGCCCGCTGTCGGCGATATTCTGCTCTGGCGCGAGCCGACGGGCGACGGCGTGCGCGTGGACGCGGGCATCCTTTCCGGGGGCGCAGGCGCGGTCTCCGTCTACTACGACCCGCTGCTGGCAAAGATCATCACCTCTGGCGCTGACCGCGCCGAAGCTCTGCGCCGCATGGACCGGGCGCTCAGCCAGACCGCTCTGATGGGCGTGCGCAATAATATCGCTTTCCTGCGCCGCGTCCTTCTCCATCCAGAACATGTCGCGGGCCGCCTGAGTACCAGCTTCATCGAGCAGCATCTCTCAACCGCGCCAGCCCAGGCTGCTGCGCCCGCGCCAGCAATCCTGGCGGTGGCTCTGGCGCGCGAGTTGGCAAGCCGCGCCCCTGGCTACTGGCGCAATAACCCCAACGCCCCCATCCGCTCGCGCTTTCGCGTCGAGAGCAGCGAAGAAGTCGAAGCTCGCCTGACCCCTGGCAGCGATGGCACGTCTCAATGTGTTCTCCAGCAGGCTGAAGGCGAGACGAACTGCCGCATCGCGCTGGTAGAATATCACCCTCCAGATGTGCGCTTCTCGCTTGATGGCCGCGTCCTTAGCGCCATCGTAGTTGAAGCGCCGCAGCATCGCTATTGGGTCCAGGTTGACGGGACCACTTGCATGCTCACCTGGCTCTCACCGCTGCCGGAGCCGGACGAGCGCCGCGAAGGTCAGGGATCGCTGCGCGCGCCGATGCCGGGCAATGTGCGCGCTGTCCTGGTAGTCGCCGGCCAGCAGGTGCGCAAAGGCGAGACGCTGATGCTGCTGGAAGCGATGAAAATGGAGCATAGCATCCGAGCGCCCTATGATGGCGTGGTCACATTCGTTGCTCATCAGACCGGCGCGATGGTGCAGGCGGATGCTGTTCTGCTGGAGATCGCGCCAGCCGATGAAACCGCTTGA
- a CDS encoding DUF2785 domain-containing protein, with protein MDKAFWQGVLDADCAVPPNYTPTDLTRELLSYLGSTDHQLRDVFGYPILAAWISQKLYTADELRAMTTQLIGNLKIGLGEKNTDTVFLRAFSALVLAEIVYQHNKEPVLEEADIRGFLEQALAYYPAEQDLRGYIAGPGWAHAVAHGADLLWVLAENSYLGAPDLERIMEALATKIAPPVEHVYLYNEEQRITRAALGALKRDLLSLPFLSAWLDRLTSYEGQKITFDGLITGEPPLIPSEIGMRVLHNTRQFLSAIYVHLTADEQKPAVAADFAPLVLAALHPMNSW; from the coding sequence TTGGATAAAGCGTTCTGGCAAGGCGTCCTGGACGCCGACTGCGCTGTACCACCCAACTATACCCCTACGGACCTGACCCGCGAACTGCTCTCCTACCTCGGTTCTACCGATCATCAACTGCGCGATGTGTTTGGCTATCCCATCCTGGCAGCCTGGATAAGCCAAAAGCTCTACACAGCCGATGAATTGCGCGCGATGACCACACAGCTTATCGGGAACCTGAAGATTGGCCTGGGTGAGAAAAATACGGATACCGTTTTTTTGCGCGCGTTTTCGGCGTTGGTGTTGGCAGAGATTGTCTATCAGCACAACAAAGAGCCTGTACTGGAAGAAGCTGATATACGCGGCTTTTTGGAGCAAGCCCTGGCTTATTATCCAGCCGAGCAGGACTTGCGCGGATACATCGCTGGCCCAGGTTGGGCACATGCTGTCGCTCACGGCGCTGATCTGCTCTGGGTGCTGGCCGAGAACAGCTACCTGGGCGCCCCGGACCTGGAGCGCATCATGGAGGCGCTGGCAACGAAGATCGCCCCGCCAGTTGAGCACGTCTATCTTTATAATGAAGAGCAGCGCATTACACGAGCGGCGCTGGGCGCGTTGAAGCGCGATTTGCTCTCGCTGCCTTTTCTAAGCGCCTGGCTAGATCGCCTGACCTCCTATGAAGGTCAAAAGATCACATTTGATGGACTGATCACCGGCGAACCACCCCTCATCCCCTCTGAGATTGGCATGCGCGTCCTGCACAATACCAGGCAATTTTTATCGGCGATCTACGTTCACTTGACCGCCGATGAGCAGAAACCTGCTGTCGCGGCTGACTTTGCGCCGCTCGTGCTGGCGGCCCTTCACCCGATGAATAGCTGGTGA
- a CDS encoding carboxyl transferase domain-containing protein — protein MSILRSQIDMQSAEYQQNREAWQRLVDELRERQAKVREGGGEKYTRRHRERGKLLPRERVELLLDPGTPFLELSPLAAWGMYNNESVGGSQITGIGIVSGVECMIGSSDPTVKGGSSYPMTVKKGLRAQAIARENRLPSIHLVESGGANLLYQAEMFAEVGGRTFANLAQMSAMGLPQISLVFGSSTAGGAYVPGLSDYTVMVRKKAKVFLGGPPLVKMATGEEADDETLGGAEMHTRISGLGDYLAEDDADAIRIGREIVARLNWRKEIKAVLAPPEEPLYDPDELLGIVPIDTRKPYEVREVIARLVDGSRFTEYKRDYGPTLVVGHAHINGFPIGIIANNGILFSESANKAATFIQLCNQTRIPLIYLQNTTGYIVGSKYEQDGIVKHGSKMVNAVATSTVPQFTVIIGGSFGAGNYGMCGRAYDPRLLFTWPNSRIAVMGGEQAAGVMAIIQEDAARARGREADQQQLEAMRSMIVGKFDEEASAYYATARIWDDGIIDPRETRKVLSIGLSMAYNRDFVSEGAPRYGVFRM, from the coding sequence TTGAGCATCCTCCGCTCACAGATTGATATGCAGAGCGCGGAGTACCAGCAGAACCGCGAAGCCTGGCAGCGGCTTGTGGACGAACTGCGCGAACGTCAGGCAAAGGTGCGCGAGGGCGGCGGCGAGAAATATACCCGCAGACACCGCGAGCGCGGCAAGCTGCTGCCCCGCGAGCGCGTTGAGTTACTGCTGGACCCCGGCACGCCATTTCTGGAACTCAGCCCGCTGGCCGCCTGGGGCATGTATAACAATGAATCGGTTGGCGGCTCGCAGATTACCGGCATCGGCATCGTCAGCGGCGTCGAGTGTATGATTGGCTCAAGTGACCCGACGGTGAAGGGCGGCTCCAGCTATCCCATGACCGTCAAGAAGGGCTTGCGGGCGCAGGCCATCGCCAGGGAGAACCGCCTGCCCAGCATCCATCTGGTCGAATCTGGCGGGGCCAATCTGCTCTATCAGGCAGAAATGTTTGCCGAGGTTGGCGGGCGTACCTTCGCCAACCTGGCGCAGATGTCAGCGATGGGCCTGCCGCAAATCTCGCTGGTCTTTGGCAGCTCGACGGCTGGCGGCGCGTATGTGCCTGGCCTCTCGGACTATACCGTGATGGTGCGCAAGAAAGCCAAAGTCTTTCTGGGCGGGCCACCGCTGGTGAAGATGGCAACTGGCGAAGAGGCCGATGATGAAACGCTGGGCGGCGCGGAGATGCACACGCGCATCTCTGGCCTGGGCGATTACCTGGCCGAAGACGACGCCGACGCCATTCGTATTGGCCGAGAGATTGTCGCCCGGCTGAACTGGCGCAAAGAGATCAAAGCTGTGCTGGCTCCGCCGGAAGAGCCGCTCTATGACCCCGACGAACTGCTGGGCATCGTGCCGATAGACACGCGCAAGCCCTACGAAGTGCGCGAAGTGATAGCTCGTCTTGTGGATGGCTCGCGCTTCACCGAATACAAGCGCGACTATGGCCCGACGCTGGTTGTCGGCCACGCGCACATCAACGGCTTTCCTATCGGCATCATTGCCAACAATGGCATCCTCTTCTCCGAGTCGGCCAACAAAGCGGCCACCTTCATCCAACTGTGCAATCAGACGCGCATACCGCTGATCTATCTTCAGAACACCACCGGCTATATCGTTGGCTCCAAATACGAGCAGGATGGCATCGTCAAGCATGGCTCCAAGATGGTCAACGCCGTCGCCACCTCGACAGTCCCCCAGTTCACCGTCATCATCGGCGGATCGTTTGGCGCGGGCAACTATGGTATGTGTGGCCGGGCATATGATCCGCGCCTGCTCTTCACCTGGCCCAACAGCCGCATTGCCGTGATGGGCGGCGAGCAGGCGGCTGGCGTGATGGCAATTATTCAAGAGGACGCCGCGCGCGCCAGGGGCCGCGAAGCCGACCAGCAGCAGCTTGAAGCGATGCGCAGCATGATCGTAGGAAAGTTTGACGAAGAAGCGTCCGCGTATTACGCCACCGCGCGTATCTGGGATGATGGTATCATTGACCCACGCGAGACGCGCAAGGTTCTTTCCATTGGTCTCTCGATGGCCTATAACCGCGATTTCGTCTCTGAAGGCGCGCCCAGGTACGGGGTATTTCGGATGTGA